AACCTCAGGCATTACAAAACTTTGTTTCTAGGACTAAAAAGTACTTCTCCCGTCAAGCAATTGAAGAATTTGCCCGTACTCAAAGTAGGCACCCAGGTATAGTACTTGGTCGCTTACATCATGACAAACTAGTGCCTCATCAAAACTTGAGGGTATTATTAGTCAAAGTCAGCCCCTTTGTAAGAAATTGGATTGATATGTAAGTCCTTGCATGATTGATTTTTAATAGAACTACCGCATCTAAACCCCCTCCCAGATTGGTATGGCATACAAAAACGCAAAGACGATGAGAGAACTTTTGCGTCTTGGCGCGAAATAACACAACAATCTTGCTCAAACAATATCCTTCCGCTTTTGCATTATTAGCGCCACCACCAAACAAACCAAAGCATGCACACCCAGAATCCCCCAATTTAAGCCCAGATTCTTCCACGTTGCATCATAAACAGAAGAAGCTTTCACAATATCCTCTGGTGTATTTGCAGGAATCATTTTATTAACATTAACTAAGGCTCCATAAGCTCCCATAGACCATCTACTAATTGTCAGCCAGCCAAGTTTACCAGGTAATCCTTTAAGTTCAAAAAGAACTCCTGACAAAATAATCTGGGGAATCATAATTAAAGGAAGAATACTATTCGCCTCGTTTTCATTTTTAACAAACGCTGAAATCATCAAACTGAGGCTAACACTCGCTAGCAGCGTTAAAAAGGTTGTGAACCCCAAGCCCAGAAACCAAGGCAAGAGATTATATTCTGGTGATTTAAAGCCTACGAGAACTGCTAAAACAATCAATAAAGTTTGAACAAGGGCTAAACCAGAACGTATCAGAAGTTTAGAACCTAAATAGGGAAATAAGCCTAAATTAATCAATCTTTCTCTGGCGTAAATTGCTGATTCCTTGACAATTTCGCGAACAGAACCAGAAAGTCCAATCCAAATTCCAATACAACTGAATATGAAAAGTACCTTGAGTGCTAAGGAATTTTGACCCAGTTCAAGTGGATTAAGTCTGTGCAGAGGAGTCTCACCTTGCAATATCCAAGCCGTTAGACCAATAGCAATTGGACCCGATATCAAAGAGAAAATCCAACTGGCGCGGTCTCTCAATACTAACTGGAGATACCTTTGACTAAGCAACCACAGTTGTTTGAATGGGGATATCCCTGTGACGACAGTATCATCAGTTTTAAATTTGGTATTTTTACCCGGACTGAGAAGCGCTTGAACGTAGTTGTGATATTCCGGTGAATGTTGGTATTTGTGTGCCCAACGGTCAACCGTTGATAAAACTTCTGATATGGTAGCGCCTTGGTCTAGCTTGATATAAATATCTGAAAAGTATTTCACATCCTCCGAAGGCATTTCAAAGAAGCGCAGCGCGTTCTGGGGAGGTCCAAAGTAGCAGAGTTTCCCACCCCGACCCATGAAAGTAATGCGATCGCACACCTCAATATTGGCTGTAGCATGGGTGACTAACACCACTGTTCGTCCTTGCTCTGCTAACTCCCGCAATAACTTCATCATTTCTTTATCTAGACCGGGGTCAAGACCGGAAGTCGGTTCATCGAGGAAGAACAGTTTGGGATCTGCTAATAGTTCCACACCGATGCTCACACGTTTGCGCTGTCCACCACTGAGATTGCGAATAAAGTTATGTCTGACGTGACTCAACTTGATCTGCTCTAGGGTGGTCTCAACGACCTGCTTGACATTCGTATCTGGTGGGAGTCGCAGCTTGCAAGCGTAAGAAATGACTTCTTCCACCGTCAGATCAGGATGCACAATATCATCTTGGGGGACATAACCAATTTGCGAGCGATACATCGCCCAGTTTTGCCGCAAGTTGTCCCCATTGAGATAGACTGTACCCGATGTGACTGGCTCAATTCCTAATAAGGATTTCATCAGGGTGGACTTACCAGCGCCACTACCCCCAACCAACGCGACCAACTGTCCTGGTTGAATCACCAGAGATACACCGTTGAGGATAACTTTTTCCTTGCCCTCCTTATCTTTAACTTTTCGCAGCAGTTGATGAACATCAAGGCGGATTTGACTCCCAGTATTGAGTAATTCTAAGCAGTCGCGCCGATAAAGTAGGGTAAACGGACCAATCTGAATCTTACTACCATCCTCCAGATGGAGACGTTTTGAGACTCTTATGCCATCAACAAAAATCCCGTTGGTACTATGGTCATTCAGAGTGTGTCCGCCTTGAGTATCAGGATAAATAGAGGCGTGTAGGCGGGAAACTGTGGGTGCATCTAGCTGCATTGTGGAGTAGCGATCACTCCCCGGCGCACGACCCAGTTGCACGGGCCAAT
The sequence above is a segment of the Mastigocladopsis repens PCC 10914 genome. Coding sequences within it:
- a CDS encoding ATP-binding cassette domain-containing protein — translated: MTGRFEQATLVTPQPYLELNTQGQTLRLYLEKDVHRLGRGRDWADLEVPMGWEVCSRKQAILQKEGKDYRIYDGDGSDPSRNGIFINQNRINASEGYLLKNGIELEIGQSPSNRILLTYCNPANPVNNHLVIPSNRRLDLKSLKDWPVQLGRAPGSDRYSTMQLDAPTVSRLHASIYPDTQGGHTLNDHSTNGIFVDGIRVSKRLHLEDGSKIQIGPFTLLYRRDCLELLNTGSQIRLDVHQLLRKVKDKEGKEKVILNGVSLVIQPGQLVALVGGSGAGKSTLMKSLLGIEPVTSGTVYLNGDNLRQNWAMYRSQIGYVPQDDIVHPDLTVEEVISYACKLRLPPDTNVKQVVETTLEQIKLSHVRHNFIRNLSGGQRKRVSIGVELLADPKLFFLDEPTSGLDPGLDKEMMKLLRELAEQGRTVVLVTHATANIEVCDRITFMGRGGKLCYFGPPQNALRFFEMPSEDVKYFSDIYIKLDQGATISEVLSTVDRWAHKYQHSPEYHNYVQALLSPGKNTKFKTDDTVVTGISPFKQLWLLSQRYLQLVLRDRASWIFSLISGPIAIGLTAWILQGETPLHRLNPLELGQNSLALKVLFIFSCIGIWIGLSGSVREIVKESAIYARERLINLGLFPYLGSKLLIRSGLALVQTLLIVLAVLVGFKSPEYNLLPWFLGLGFTTFLTLLASVSLSLMISAFVKNENEANSILPLIMIPQIILSGVLFELKGLPGKLGWLTISRWSMGAYGALVNVNKMIPANTPEDIVKASSVYDATWKNLGLNWGILGVHALVCLVVALIMQKRKDIV